Proteins from a genomic interval of Cyprinus carpio isolate SPL01 chromosome A21, ASM1834038v1, whole genome shotgun sequence:
- the LOC122134768 gene encoding TNF receptor-associated factor 4-like: MATSGVPPKTAVGRHLEEATHTHLSLLGGLVNRQRLELRELRRAVEELSGSRDGTLLWKLTDFSQRLQEANSRTSGSLELFSPAFYSHNYGYHLQVSAFPNGNGSGEGSHLSIYIRVLPGEYDGLLEWPFPYRVSFSLLDQSDPALIKPQHVTETFSPDPTWKNFQRPRPGALGSVREGCLDESMLGFGYPKFISHEEMKKRNYIRGNTIFIKASIDVVQKILNS; encoded by the exons ATggcgacctctggtg TGCCCCCCAAGACTGCAGTGGGACGACACCTTGAGGAGGCCACGCACACCCACCTCTCTCTTCTCGGAGGTCTGGTTAATCGCCAGAGGCTGGAGCTCAGGGAACTCCGGCGTGCAGTGGAGGAACTCTCTGGAAGTCGAGATGGAACACTGCTGTGGAAGCTCACGGACTTCAGCCAACGGCTACAGGAAGCTAATAGCAGGACTTCTGGGAGTTTGGAATTGTTTAGTCCCGCCTTCTATTCCCATAACTATGGTTACCATCTGCAAGTGTCCGCCTTTCCCAATGGGAACGGCAGTGGCGAGGGCTCTCACTTGTCAATCTACATTCGTGTTCTACCAGGAGAGTATGACGGGCTGCTAGAGTGGCCTTTCCCTTACCGCGTTTCCTTCTCGCTCTTGGATCAGAGTGACCCGGCGCTCATCAAACCTCAGCACGTCACAGAGACCTTCAGCCCAGATCCCACCTGGAAGAACTTCCAGAGACCACGGCCTGGAGCTCTGGGAAGTGTTCGTGAGGGCTGTCTGGATGAGAGCATGCTGGGCTTCGGCTACCCAAAGTTCATCTCCCATGAGGAGATGAAGAAAAGGAACTATATCAGAGGCAACACTATTTTCATTAAAGCCTCCATAGATGTTGTCCAGAAGATACTGAACTCTTGA